From one Streptomyces sp. Q6 genomic stretch:
- the hpnD gene encoding presqualene diphosphate synthase HpnD, with the protein MSRTVESDQQMSAPVLAAYSYCETVTGQQARNFAYGIRLLPTAKRRAMSAVYAFSRRVDDIGDGTLAPDVKALRLDETRALLARVQNGKVEEDDTDPVAVALAHAADRFPIPLGGLDELIDGVLMDLRGETYETWDDLKVYCRCVAGAIGRVSLGVFGAEPGARGADRAPEYADTLGLALQLTNILRDVREDAADGRTYLPADDLAKFGCSAGFDGPTPPPGSDFAGLVHFEVRRARALFAEGYKLLPLLDRRSGACVAAMAGIYRRLLDRIEREPEAVLRGRVSLPGHEKAYVAVRGLSGLDARTVSRTALRRRA; encoded by the coding sequence GTGAGCAGAACCGTGGAGTCTGACCAGCAGATGTCGGCACCGGTGCTCGCCGCATACAGCTACTGCGAGACGGTCACCGGCCAGCAGGCACGGAACTTCGCCTACGGGATCCGGCTGCTGCCGACCGCCAAGCGGCGGGCCATGTCGGCGGTGTACGCGTTCTCGCGCCGTGTCGACGACATCGGTGACGGCACGCTGGCGCCCGACGTCAAGGCGCTGCGGCTCGACGAGACCCGGGCGCTGCTCGCGCGGGTCCAGAACGGCAAGGTCGAGGAGGACGACACCGATCCGGTGGCCGTCGCGCTCGCCCATGCCGCCGACCGCTTCCCGATCCCGCTCGGCGGGCTCGACGAACTCATCGACGGGGTCCTGATGGACCTGCGCGGCGAGACGTACGAGACCTGGGACGACCTGAAGGTGTACTGCCGCTGTGTCGCGGGAGCCATCGGACGGGTCTCCCTGGGCGTGTTCGGCGCGGAACCGGGGGCGCGCGGCGCCGACCGTGCGCCCGAGTACGCGGACACACTCGGGCTCGCGCTCCAACTGACCAACATCCTCCGGGACGTGCGCGAGGACGCCGCCGACGGTCGCACCTACCTGCCCGCTGACGACCTCGCCAAGTTCGGCTGCTCGGCCGGGTTCGACGGGCCGACACCGCCGCCCGGCTCGGACTTCGCCGGCCTCGTGCACTTCGAAGTGCGGCGCGCCCGCGCGCTGTTCGCCGAGGGGTACAAGCTGCTACCCCTGCTCGACCGGCGTTCCGGCGCCTGCGTCGCCGCCATGGCCGGCATCTACCGCCGCCTGCTCGACCGCATCGAGCGCGAGCCGGAGGCCGTGCTCCGCGGCCGCGTCTCGCTGCCCGGACACGAGAAGGCGTACGTCGCCGTGCGCGGCCTGTCCGGGCTCGACGCGCGCACGGTCTCCCGCACCGCCCTCAGGAGGCGCGCCTGA
- the hpnE gene encoding hydroxysqualene dehydroxylase HpnE has protein sequence MSNGNTGPEGPDADDAAARQRPTAVVIGGGLAGITAALSLADGGVDVTLLEGRPRLGGLAFSFKRGDLTVDNGQHVYLRCCTAYRWFLDRVDGASLAPLQERLDVPVLDAEKNRLGRLRRTALPVPLHLAKSLATYPHLSLAERANVGRAALALKGLDLTDPALDERDFGSWLAEHGQSQRAIEALWDLVGVATLNAVAGEASLGLAAMVFKTGLLSDPGAADIGWAQVPLGDLHDTLARKALDSAGVRIGLRTRVTSISRTENGRWAVEVPEGSDTSGQILTADTVVLAVAQREAHDLLPDGALDDKGRLLDIGTAPILNLHVVYDRKVLKRPFFTALGSPVQWVFDRTDASGLLRGGPEGPANKDGGARQAGQYLAVSQSAAQDEIDAPVAVLRERYLPELERLLPAARGAGVRDFFVTRERTATFAPTPGVGALRPSARTNAPGLYLAGAWTATGWPATMESAVRSGASAADAALAALGRPRGHLYREAA, from the coding sequence ATGAGCAACGGGAACACGGGACCCGAGGGACCCGACGCGGACGACGCCGCGGCCCGACAACGGCCCACCGCGGTGGTCATCGGCGGTGGGCTCGCGGGTATCACCGCCGCGCTCTCGCTCGCCGACGGCGGCGTCGACGTCACGCTCCTGGAGGGCAGGCCCCGGCTGGGCGGGCTCGCCTTCTCCTTCAAGCGCGGCGACCTCACCGTCGACAACGGCCAGCACGTGTACCTGCGCTGCTGCACCGCCTACCGCTGGTTCCTGGACCGCGTCGACGGGGCGTCGCTCGCCCCCTTGCAGGAACGTCTCGACGTGCCGGTGCTCGACGCGGAGAAGAACCGCCTCGGGCGACTGCGGCGCACGGCGCTGCCCGTACCGCTGCACCTGGCGAAGAGCCTGGCGACCTACCCGCATCTGTCGCTGGCCGAGCGGGCTAACGTCGGCCGTGCCGCGCTCGCCCTCAAGGGCCTCGACCTCACCGATCCGGCGCTCGACGAGCGGGACTTCGGCTCCTGGCTGGCCGAGCACGGTCAGTCGCAGCGGGCCATCGAGGCGCTGTGGGACCTGGTCGGTGTCGCGACCCTGAACGCGGTGGCGGGGGAGGCCTCACTGGGCCTGGCCGCCATGGTCTTCAAGACCGGGCTGCTGTCCGACCCCGGTGCCGCCGACATCGGCTGGGCCCAGGTGCCCCTCGGTGATCTCCATGACACTCTCGCCCGCAAGGCGCTCGACTCCGCGGGCGTACGCATCGGACTCCGTACACGCGTCACCTCCATCTCCCGTACGGAGAACGGGCGTTGGGCCGTCGAGGTTCCCGAGGGTTCCGACACTTCCGGCCAGATCCTCACCGCCGACACCGTCGTACTCGCGGTGGCGCAGCGCGAGGCGCACGACCTGTTGCCCGACGGCGCGCTCGACGACAAGGGGCGGCTGCTCGACATCGGGACCGCGCCGATCCTGAACCTGCACGTCGTCTACGACCGCAAGGTCCTCAAGCGGCCCTTCTTCACGGCGCTCGGCTCCCCGGTGCAGTGGGTCTTCGACCGCACCGACGCGTCGGGCCTGTTGAGAGGCGGGCCCGAAGGGCCTGCGAACAAGGACGGTGGCGCGCGACAGGCGGGGCAGTACCTGGCGGTGTCGCAGTCGGCCGCCCAGGACGAGATCGACGCCCCCGTCGCCGTTCTGCGGGAGCGCTACCTCCCCGAGCTGGAGCGGCTGCTGCCCGCCGCGCGCGGCGCCGGTGTCCGCGACTTCTTCGTCACCCGGGAGCGGACGGCGACGTTCGCGCCGACCCCGGGCGTCGGCGCCCTGCGGCCGTCCGCCCGCACCAATGCCCCCGGCCTCTACCTGGCCGGCGCGTGGACCGCCACCGGGTGGCCCGCGACCATGGAAAGCGCCGTGCGCAGCGGTGCGTCCGCGGCGGACGCGGCGCTCGCCGCACTCGGCCGCCCGCGCGGCCATCTGTACCGGGAGGCGGCGTGA
- a CDS encoding polyprenyl synthetase family protein: MYPVKQGETVPPVPSAEKAADAVDVTALLERGRTLATPVLKKAVDRLAPPMNTVAAYHFGWIDAEGNPSDGDGGKAVRPALAVLSAQAAGAAPEVGVPGAVAVELVHNFSLLHDDLMDGDEQRRHRDTVWKVHGPAQAILVGDALFALGNEVLLELETVDAGRATRRLTTATRALIDGQAQDISYEHRERVSVEECLEMEGNKTGALLACASSIGAVLGGADDATADALETYGYHLGLAFQAVDDLLGIWGDPQSTGKQTWSDLRQRKKSLPVVAALAAGGPASERLGDLLAADAKNNDFDNFSEAEFAARAALIEEAGGREWTAQEARRQHTIAIEALDTVQMPDQVRAQFVALADFVVVRKR; the protein is encoded by the coding sequence GTGTATCCGGTTAAACAAGGAGAGACTGTGCCACCTGTGCCCTCGGCCGAAAAGGCTGCCGACGCGGTGGACGTGACCGCGCTTCTGGAGCGCGGCCGAACCCTGGCCACTCCGGTGCTCAAGAAGGCGGTCGACCGCCTCGCACCACCCATGAACACCGTCGCCGCCTACCACTTCGGGTGGATCGACGCCGAAGGGAACCCGTCCGACGGTGACGGCGGCAAGGCTGTACGGCCCGCCCTCGCCGTGCTGTCCGCACAGGCCGCGGGCGCCGCGCCCGAGGTCGGCGTCCCGGGCGCCGTCGCGGTCGAGCTCGTGCACAACTTTTCGCTGCTGCACGACGACCTGATGGACGGCGACGAGCAGCGCCGCCACCGCGACACCGTGTGGAAGGTGCACGGTCCCGCCCAGGCGATCCTCGTCGGCGACGCCCTGTTCGCCCTCGGCAACGAGGTGCTGCTCGAACTGGAGACGGTCGACGCCGGCCGCGCCACGCGCCGCCTCACCACCGCCACCCGCGCCCTGATCGACGGTCAGGCGCAGGACATCTCCTACGAGCACCGCGAGCGCGTCAGCGTCGAGGAGTGCCTGGAGATGGAGGGCAACAAGACCGGCGCGCTGCTGGCCTGCGCCTCCTCCATCGGCGCGGTCCTCGGCGGCGCCGACGACGCCACCGCCGACGCCCTGGAGACGTACGGCTACCACCTGGGCCTCGCCTTCCAGGCCGTCGACGACCTGCTCGGCATCTGGGGTGACCCGCAGTCCACCGGCAAGCAGACGTGGAGCGACCTGCGCCAGCGCAAGAAGTCACTGCCCGTCGTCGCCGCGCTCGCCGCGGGCGGCCCGGCCTCCGAGCGGCTCGGCGACCTCCTCGCCGCCGACGCCAAGAACAACGACTTCGACAACTTCTCCGAGGCGGAGTTCGCCGCCCGCGCCGCCCTCATCGAAGAGGCCGGCGGGCGCGAGTGGACGGCCCAGGAAGCCCGGCGCCAGCACACGATCGCCATCGAAGCCCTGGACACCGTCCAGATGCCAGACCAGGTGCGGGCCCAGTTCGTGGCGCTCGCCGACTTCGTCGTCGTACGAAAGAGATGA